TTGAACATTTAAAATGATGTCTGACATATATACCACTCCTGTTTTTCTTTTCATTGTTAACTTTAATATACCGAAGTCATCCATTCCTTAACATTTAAAAACATGACGGCAAAGTGACACTATTGACACATTTAAAACGGCTACCTCAATCGGCAGCCGTACGAATACTTTTCGAAAGTTCAACGGTAAAAGTGGTTTCTTGATCATGAGACGTTAACTCAAACGGATGATCTAGCGTCACCAAAATCCTTTTGACTAAGTATAAACCTATTCCTGTTGCTTCATTCCTTTTCCGTCCTTTTGAACCTGTATAGAACAAATTGAATAAGCGGTTAATCTCGCTCTTTGGAATGGTTTCCCCTCTGTTACGAATCGATAACTGACCATTCCTGTAATTAATATGAACAGTAGAGTGCTTCTCACCATATTTAATCGCATTACTAAGCAGTTGGTAGATAACTACTTTCATCCACTTCCGGTCTGAATAAAGTATAACGTCTTCCGCTATTGTCACCTTAGGGAATAGTTCTTCCTCAATAAAATAATCTTTTAAATCATTAATAACTTCTTGTATGATTTTCTTTAATGGCATCGCTTCAATTTTCAAATCAGATAGTAATTGGGTAGAGCGGCTATACGACAATAGCTGATTTAACGAAAAGTTTATTTTATCGCATTCAGCTTTTACTTTCTGCCATTCTCCCAACGATTTGACGTCGTTTATTTGGTTCGATTGAACAAGCAATTGCATGACAGAAATAGGCGTCTTCATCTGATGCACCGCATGTGAAATAAGGAGCTGCTGCTCCTGTAAAAAATCTTGATACGCGTCCTGTTCTTTTAAGAGCAAAGAAGAAAATGCCTGTAACTGATTGGCATATGCTTTTTCTATTGGAGCATGTGGACGATAAACAAGAAAACTAGCTTGGTCGACATTTTCTTTCTTTAATTGTATATACATTTTTTTACGACGAAGATAGCGAATAACAAGCAGACTAATTAATAAAGTGATAGCTAAAAAACTAAAATAGCCATAATGATTCTCAAAACCATCTAATTGGTCAATGATAAAAGGCAAGCAGATAAACGTTATCAGATACAAAAGAATAAAGCTGAGATGGTCCTTTATAAATAACGTCATGTGTCTTTCTCCATTAATTGGTAGCCGATTCCTCGAATCGTCTTAAGTTCTAAGGAGGATTGGACATTTTCTAATTTTTTTCGCAATCTTTTGATGTTCACTGTGAGTGTATTTTCTTCTACAAATCCTTCTTCATCCCATATAACAGAAAGGAGCTGCTGTCTTGTGACAACATTTGGACAAGCCTCAAAAAACATATGACAAAGCTGGAGCTCTTTTACCGTCAATACTTCCTCCTGCCTCGGTGTAGATAAACGTACTGTGTCCAAATTTAAGGTAGTATTCCCCACATGTAATAGTCGTCGTTCTGCAGTTTTTGCATACTCTCCATAGGAACGTCGAATTTGCCCATTGATTTTTGCTACTACGACATCCATTACAAAAGGCTTAGTAATAAAATCATCTGCACCATTTTCAATACCATATATCTGGTCTAGTTCACTCATGCGAGCAGACAAAATCATAATTGGACATGTGGATATCTGCCTTATTTTTCTTGACCAGTAATAGCCATCAAAGTAAGGAAGGTTGATATCCATAATAACTAAATGCGGTTCTATTTCTTGAAAAACATCCAAAACTTTTTTAAAATCTTCTATTGCGTGACACTCATATCCGTATTTTCCAAGACGCTTTTTTAATGTATCAGTAATACTTATTTCATCCTCCACAATTAATATTCTATACATAAAATCCCCCGCCTCTTTATTCTCGAAATTTTTATGTAAACATCGTATTTGTGAATTGATTTTATTTCCGAACGTTATGACTCATTTCCGACAGATGGACGCTTTCCGCAGGGCTCGTCTTCAACTCACCCACTGCCAGTTCCACTACCTTCTTTTATTCACTCATCAATTTAGAAACAAAAACACCCCTTTAGATAATCATATCCAAAGGGGTAAAAATGTCGCAACTTTTTTATAGACATTGTGACTTTGTTTTAAATATTTTATCTTTTTTACAAACGTCGCAACTTTATTTCAAAGCTACAACACATGTAGCTTTGGAATAAAGTTTAAGCAGAAATATCTCACAAACCCACAACCTTACGTTAACTTAAAAGTACCCGTTTGAAAAAAAGATTGATCAAAACGGGTTCTTCATGTTTGTGAAACATTACGCATCTTTTGTAAGAAAGTTTGATCATTTTCTGTGATTCGATCTTCATCATAAGCACTCGTTCGATGAAGAAGTGCTAACGATTATCCAACACTTTATTTCGTTTAACCAGTGCTTCACTTACTTCTTTTCTTGATTGCTGTTCGGATATTTCAAAGGCAGTTTCTTTTCGAGGAACCCTTGCTCTAAATTTCCCATTCTGTGAACCCATTGATTTTTGGATATTGCATTCTTGACATTACAATATTCACAAGCTGAAGTAATGATTTTTGATTATCTACAACTTTTAAATTATCACTTGAATACATTAGTAACTCATCAGAAACTAATATAATCATTTTAAATCTTGCCTTTGAAATGATAACGTTAAGTCTTTTATGGTTTTAAATAAACTCTTAGGCAATCAAAGCTTGGTCACTTAGAACATAGCTGCAAATCATAATATCTCTTTGCCACCCTTTCCTACTCATTCGCCATTTTAAACTCAATTCCTCTCCATATCATTATTTGTTATGGCAACTTATAAGTATACTTCCTCCACAGCCATTCCATTGGCCCAGATTTATATCGACTTAACCAGTATCGGCTCATGAATACTTGAATCGTAAATATCACCACTGCAAGTAAAAAGCCACCAGCCGGATCAACCGATCCAAATAAACCTAGTCCATAGCTGTAAAAAAGTGTTGTACAGATCAACGTTTGAAGCAAATAGTTAGTAAAGGCCATCCTTCCAACAGGCTGCAAAAAAGCAACAATAACCCTAAATCGTTGTGATCGCATACACACATAGAGAGCACTTACATAGAAAAGAGCTAGCGCTGGCCCACTTACAGAATACCCGATATACTGAATCACATAATAAGGTGAGCTAATCGAATCGACATAAGATTGAGCCCAAATGGACAATAGAGCAAAGGGAAATCCAATACAGAAGCTATAATTCCGAATTCGTTTCATCGTCCCTTGATGTTGCTTGGCATTGGTAATTAATCGACTTTGCCATGCGTACATACCAAGTAGAAACAGGCCAAGAATGACAGGAGCCATTAGGATATATCCTTGATAAATCATGGCTATATCAACTAAGCGCTGCATAAAGATCTCCCAAGCTGATCCATTCGAATAAGCGTATAGAGCTTGATCATACATATCTCCAGCTACTTGGGGAAAGGAATCTCCTGAATCAAAACCTATTAACAATAAGAGAGACAGCAACACCAACGGCATGATTAATAATGCTCCCGACCAAACGAGCAATGTCCTATTCTTCTTTTTCAAATAAAAGGGTAGGAGAAAAGCGATGAGGGCATATAATGTTAAAATATCTCCATACCAAAATAGGAAGAGATGAATGAGTCCAACAACAAGAAGAAAACGAATCCTCCTTCTATAGATTGATCCTGCGTGCACCTCTTTCCTTTGGAGTTTTGAAAGGAACAAAGCAAACCCAACTCCAAACAAAAAAGAAAACAAACTAACAAATTTAAATTCAAATGCCACCGCCATAATGACCACAACAATCTCATTTAATAGACCCTCTGATTTTGATAAACCTAGTATATCCACAAGCAAAGCTGGTGTAGAAAAATAGCTCATATTTACAACGAGTATGCCAAACAACGCTATTCCTCTGAGTACATCTAACTCTAATAAACGTTCCTTCTCCTGTGTTGGAGCTACTTTACTCTCCATCATCCCCCCTCCGTATCATCTAACTCTTGCTCTGACGTTGTAGCACACGTTCCTATGATAAAAGTAATAACCAAAACGATTATTCCAGTAAACCATTTCACTTTCCCTTCACGACCTTTCTTTTCATATGTATAATAATAGTAATAATCATTATCAATTATAGGAATAGTCACTATAAAAAAATATCCCACATAGTTGGGATATTGATTATAGCTAGGGGGATTTATGCTCTTAGTAATCGTTACACACACATTTTAGCACCTGCTGGATTTCATGTTGAGCTGCGTACCGCATTAATCTGTCAAGGAAAGTGTTGGGGATATGTAACACTTTTTCGTTCCAAGCATCAGCTCGCTTTTTCAAAAGAAGATCAACAACTCATCCAAAGACTACTACCTACTTTAACGAAAACCATGGTTTATATTCTGAACTAAAACCTGAGCCGCCGCCTTCTTTTATCCATTTCTCAATTTTAGATGTTCTTTTTCTTTTCGACATAAAAGCACCCCTTTAGATAATCATATCTAAAGGGGTAAAACGGTTTAACTTTTTATAAACATCGCGACTTTTTTTCAAAGCCACACAACACACATATGTTGTTTTATTATTTATTCCACTGTCACACTCTTCGCAAGGTTACGTGGTTTATCCACGTCGCAACCTCTGTGAAGGGCGGCATAGTAAGAGATAAGCTGTAATGGCAGGACGCTCACCAATGGTGTGAGGTAGTCGTGGACTTTCGGGATGACGATGTTGTCGTCGTCTTCCTGGAAGCCTTCCATACTGATCATGCAAGGGTTAGCGCCACGGGCTACAACCTCTTTCATGTTACCGCGTAAGTTAAGGTGCACATTCTCTTGCGTGGCAAGACCGATAACTGGTGTGCCTTCTTCAATAAGTGCAATCGTCCCGTGCTTTAATTCACCACCAGCAAAGCCTTCTGCTTGAATGTATGAAATCTCTTTAAGCTTTAATGCTCCTTCCATACACACATGGTAGTCTGCGGCACGCCCGATAAAGAAGCAGTTGCGCGAGACGCTGAGATAATCACGGGCAATCTGTTCAAGAACGTCCTTCTGTTCTGTGAAGATTTCCATGGCGTTCGCTACGATACCAAGCTCTTGCAACGGATCGAAGTTCATTTCCATACCGGATGCACGGGCAGCATCCACCGCCATGATCGCAAGCACAGCCATTTGTGCTGTGTACGCCTTCGTTGACGCTACGGCAATTTCAGGACCTGCATACGTGTGTAAAGTGTAGTCTGCTTCTCGGGATAAAGTTGATCCCGGAACATTTGTAATTGTTAATGTACTGTGGCCTAGCTTTTTCACATTCACGAGAACACCACGGGAGTCCGCTGTTTCACCGCTTTGTGAAATGAAAATAAAGAGTGGTTTTTGACTTAATAACGGCATGTTATACAGAAATTCGCTAGCAATGTGCGTTTCAACTGGAATACCAGCAATCTTTTCGATTAATTCTTTACCCACAAGGCCTGCGTGGTAACTTGTACCTGCCGCAATAATATAAATACGGTCCGCTCCTAGAACAGCTTGACGAACGTTTTCATCGAGCTTAATGTTCTCGTTATCATCTTTATATTTCGTGATGATGTTCCGAATAACGAACGGCTGTTCATCAATTTCTTTGAGCATATAGTGAGGGTATGTGCCTTTTTCAATGTCACCAGCATCTAGTTCAGCAACATAAGGAGCACGCTCTACGGTATCACCAGCAAGTGTTTTAATTGTCACATCGTCTTTTGTCACGATGACGATCTCTTCATCCATAATTTCAACGAATTCATTCGTCACTTGGATCATCGCCATAGCATCACTTGCTACTACGTTCACACCATCACTCACACCTACAAGAAGTGGACTTTTATTTTTTCCTACATAAATTGTGTTTGGATCTTCAAGGTCTAACAGAGCTGTAGCATAAGACCCTTTCAATAAGCTTAACGCTTTGCGGAAGGCTTCTTCTGTGGAAGCACCTTCATTAGCGAATTTCTCCACTAATTGGACGATGATCTCTGTATCCGTATCACTGACCATCTCCACGTCAGAAAGGTAATCTCTGCGCACATGTTCGTAGTTTTCAATCACTCCGTTATGAACGATCGTATACCGAGCACTTGTACTTTGGTGCGGGTGAGCATTCAACTGGCTTGGCACACCGTGTGTTGCCCAGCGTGTATGTCCGATTCCGACAGTAGCTGACTGCGACTGATCAACGATGTCACGTAATGACGCGATACGTCCCTTCTCTTTATAGACGTGAATGCCGTCATGATTTGAGATCGCGATACCTGCAGAGTCATAGCCTCGGTATTCTAATTTTTCAAGACCTTTTAAGAGAATTTCCTTTGCATCCTCTGTTCCTACATATCCAACAATTCCACACATACTATCATTTCCTCCCTCGGTGGGGCAAGAAATGCTCGGGGCATACTTGCCCCACTCTTTATCTTTGTTAGTTGTTATATTTGGAATCATCGGTACATCAGCCATTGTTCAGAAAGTCGCCTTTCTGGTTTGGGCTCATGCTTTCGGTTGCGATGAACAACCGGGAGGCATCCGCCGAACATTTCGATAAACCTCCACCTCGTCAGCTGTGTTTTTCTCGATCTCACAGCCCTGGCGCTTTGTATTGCGTTGTCTTACTTGTCTGACCTCCTCTCATGTGTTGAATAGCCTAATCATACTACAGGTGTAAAATTGTGGTCAATGTTTTTTTAACCGAACATCATCATAGTTCAGTTAAATAGGGAAAGAGTCCCTTGTCACACTATATGCGTGTTACATCTAAATGGTCATCACTTTTAATAAAATGGGCACAATAAGCGAGTACGTCTATCTAAATTACCACACTTATATAACCTTTATACGTCATTATGAAAGGTGTTCGCTGACACTGAACGTCAGCGGTGTTAACGTCTTTGTAAATGGTCTCCAGTGTCAAAGAATGACTTGTCAATAAGTGAATTTTACGATGCGGGTGTGAGAATGAGATGCTGTCACGCATTCTTTCTATAAAAAGATTTGATTAAGAGGGAAGACCCATGATTTCTTATAAAATGGTTTAAATGGGCTTAAACGGGTAAGGGTTAATATAAGTCTCTTCCTGTTTCTTAAAATGAACACACCTAGAGTGAAGATACCCCTTTTAAACGAAATTGGCCCTTTTCTCCTAAATTTTTTAGATGCTACATGTTTCTTCTATATAAAACAAACCTTCAATTAGGACATTAGCGTCCGTTAGCTCCGCCTAAATAGATTTTCTCTCCTCTCTATTTTGAGACGGGCGTTTTACGGATTATCAATAGTTAAGCATTGAGAAGTAGACCTGCGCCGGGACACCTTGTGCCCCAATCGATTCGCAGCTTAGTGCAAAAGATGTCAACAATGCTTATGACGAAATTAGCTTTTCATTCAATTGTATTCGTCATGATAGCGCTTTACTATTGAATTAGACAAGGAACATGTCTAAATGCCTAAAAAGAGGAGGAAAACGATAATGGCACAAGAAAAAGGGTCAATACGTACTCGTGTTCAAAAGTTCGGTAACTTTTTAAGTAGTATGATTATGCCGAACATCGGCGCGTTCATTGCCTGGGGGTTGATTACTGCACTTTTTATTCCTGATGGCTGGTTCCCGAATGAATCGTTCGCTGAAATGGTCGGACCAATGATTACGTACTTATTACCATTATTAATCGGTTTCACAGGAGGTAAGTTAGTTCACGGTACACGTGGGGGTGTCGTAGGGGCAACAGCTACGATGGGGGTTATTGTAGGCGCAGAGATTCCTATGTTTATCGGCGCAATGATTATGGGACCACTCGGTGGTTTTGTCATTAAACAGCTCGATAAAGCGATTGAAGGCAAAATTAAGCCTGGTTTTGAAATGTTAATTAACAACTTCTCAGCTGGTATCTTCGGTGGTGCCCTTGCTATCCTCGGTCTCGTAGGTGTAGGGCCGTTAGTTAATGCTTTCAGCCAAGCGGCAGGTGTAGGGGTAGAAATAATTGTAGACGCAGGTTTATTACCGCTTGCAAGTATTCTCATTGAACCTGCGAAAGTGTTGTTCTTAAATAACGCTATCAATCACGGTGTTCTGACACCACTTGGCCTTGAACAGGCTTCTGATGTTGGACGCTCGATTCTATTCCTGTTAGAAACAAATCCGGGACCTGGTCTTGGTATTCTTCTTGCATATATGTTCGTCGGTAAAGGAATGGCAAAACGTTCTGCACCAGGCGCAGCAATTATTCACTTTTTCGGTGGGATTCATGAAATCTACTTCCCGTATATTTTAATGAAACCAACGTTAATTATCGCAGCTATTGCTGGCGGCATGGGCGGGGTATTCACGTTTAACTTGCTTGGTGCTGGATTGCCTGCCAGTCCATCTCCAGGTAGTATCATCGCTTATACTATCTTAATTCAACCTGGTAACTATATCGCAGTATATGCAGGCGTCATTGTCGCTACCGTTATCTCCTTTGCCGTTGCGGCTGTCATATTGAAAGCGAGCAAAAATAAAGGTGAAGAGGATCTATCGGAAGCAACATCAAAGATGGAATCGATGAAAGGTAAGAAAAGTTCAGTGTCTTCTACTTTAACTGAGGGTGACCATGATGAAGTTAGTGCGGACACAGTCAACAAAATTATCTTTGCTTGTGACGCTGGTATGGGGTCCAGTGCAATGGGGGCCTCCATCCTTCGCGATAAAGTAAAGAAAGCGGGTCTAAGCATTGAGGTCGCTAACACAGCCATTAGTCAATTACCTGATGATGCTGATGTGGTGATAACGCACAAGGACTTAACACCACGAGCCAAACAAAAGCTTTCTTCTGCTCATCACATTTCGGTCGATAATTTCTTGAGCAGTCCAGAATATGATAAGCTGATCGATCAGCTAAAGTGATACAGCCTATCGCTGTAACGGAGTGATTAACCATGATGTATGTGTCTGCTAGGGACCGCTACATTTTAGATAAACTAATTGAACAACCTGAGGGAGTGACGATCCGGGAGATCGCCAGCTCCCTTCAAGTCAGTGAGCGAACCATTCACCGTGACTTAACGACGTTTGATGCGCTTCTACGCCCTTATGAATTAACGTTGAAGAAAAAAACGGGTAAAGGAATTTACCTACAAGGGGCTAAGGAACAAATTAAGCAGTTCGCTCAAGACTTACAAGATTCAAAGCATGTGGATTTCATGCCTGAACAGCGTCAGGTGATCATTACGTGTAAATTGCTAGAAGCGTTTGAGCCTACAAAGCTGCAATCCCTCGCTTCAGATCTAAATGTCACTGTGGCGACTGTTAGTAATGATTTAGAAAAAGTCGCTGAATGGCTGGCCAAGTACGATTTAAACCTAAAGAAACGGCGCGGATACGGCATCCAAGTCACTGGTCTTGAATCAGCAAAACGCCGCGCCATCAGTGGTATTCTTGCGGAAAACTTCGATGAAGCTGACATTCTCCAATATATCCGGCGACAACTGCCTTCAGAAAGTGCTGCAGTGAGTCAGTCGATCGCTGGACAATTACTTGGCTTTATAAATGTGGAGAAGTTGAAGCAAGTGGAGGAAGCGGTTGAAAGAATCAGCCGCTCTTTAGATTATCGTCTGGCAGATTCCGCATACATTGCTCTTGTTGTGCACTTAACACTCGCTATTGAACGTATTTTAAAAGGCGAAAACATTCAAATGAACGATGAGTTAATGGACCGTCTCAAAGGAAAAAAAGAATTTAAGCTTGCAGCAGAAATGGCACAGCAGCTTGAAGACACTTTTTCGTTAAAAATCCCTGATGCCGAGGTCGGGTACATTACCATGCATTTACGGGGGGCAAAGATACGGCAAGATACGGCCGTCTTGTTTACCGAAGAAAATATGGATACGGCTATGATTGCTAAAAAGCTAACGGAACAAGTTAGTCAACGGGTAAAGATAGACTTGCAGAAAGATCTGTCCCTCTATCAAGGACTGATGGCTCACTTAGACCCAGCCCTTTATCGCTTAAAACAAGGCATGCACATTTACAATCCTTTGCAGGACAAAATACAGCAAAACTATCCTGAACTTTTCACGATTGTTAAAGAAGCTTTTCAACAGGTCCTCACAGACCTTCCCATTCCCGATGAAGAAATTGGCTTTCTCGTCCTTCATTTCGGTTCAGCGATTGAACGGGATAATCAGCGGAGAACCCATGAAGCCGTGGTTATTTGCTCCAGTGGTATTGGGTCATCCAAGATGATCGCAAGTCGGTTGCAGAATGAATTTCCTGCTATTACAAAGGTTAAAAATATGTCCCTGTTTGATTTAGATGATATGAAGCCTGAAGAACTCGATTTAGTCATCTCCACCATTCCGTTAGTAGATTATTCGGTGGATTATGTCCAGGTGAACCCCTTCTTAACAAAGGAAGACGTGTTAAAAATCCAAGAGTATATCGACAGGCAAGAACGTCAAAAAACCATGCCGAAACAAACGGTGCCATCTATCAAAAAAGAATTGAAAAGCACTCATGCAGCACAGAGTGTATTTATGAAAATGCAACAAAGTCTCACCTGCACAGTGGCATTGCTAGAACATTTTAGACTTATCAAGAGCACAAAAACTGGCTCGCTCTGGCCCTCTCTTACAGAAACGATGGAGACATTAAAAGAAAAAGGCCTCATTACTCATGTCGAGGCTGTCATAAGCAAACTAAAAGAACGCGCTAAAATGTCTGGGTTAGGGCTGCCTAACACCACTATGGCCCTTTATCACGCAAGAAGTGAACACGTCTTTCAGCCACTCTTTCTCATACATGAATTGGCACAACCCGTCACCGTTGACGCAATGGATTCACGCACCATTGAGATGAAAAGGGTGCTGATTATGCTTGGTCCAGTCGATATGACGCAGGAAGAGACTGATATATTAAGTTCAATCAGCAGCATGATCATCGAAAATGATGACAGCCTTCACTTATTTCAATATGGAAGTGAAGAGGACATCTCACATTTCATCAGTCATCGGTTGATGACGTACTATCAAAATTATTTTAATGAAGGAGATTCATAATCATGAGTAAACCAATCTTACCGAAAGAAAATGTTAAATTAAGCGCTGCTATTTCTACTAAGGAAGAAGCAATTCGTGAAGCTGGTCGCGTTCTCGTCAAAGGCGGCTATGTGGATGAAGCCTACGTGGATAAAATGTTTGAACGAGAAGAGCTCACATCTACGTTTATGGGTAATTACATTGCTATTCCACATGGAACAGAAGATGCTAAAGATACTGTTCTTGCATCAGGTATCTCCATTCTTCAGCTAGCCAGTCCCATTGATTATGGTGATGGCAATCAAGTAAAAATGATCTTTGGAATTGCTGGGAAAAACAATGAACACCTTGATATTCTTTCTAAAATTGCAATTGTGTGCTCTGATGAAGCTAATATTACTAAAATGGTGAATGCGTCCAGTGAAGATGAGCTTTTATCCTTGTTTAGCGAGGTGAATTAACATGCAGGTTGTTCATTTTGGCGCTGGTAATATCGGACGGGGCTTTATTGGCAAAATTCTAGCGGAAGCAGGATATGACATCATCTTCGTAGATGTGAATGAGACGATTATTAACGAGATCAATGTGCAGGGACACTATAACGTGTTTTATGCTGAAGAAGAAAAGCGCTCGTTTACAGTAAGTGGTGTAAAGGGGCTCCATTCAGTCCATGATGAGGAAAGCGTGATTCAAGCTATTACTGAAGCGACGTTAGTTACGACTGCCGTCGGTGCTCATATCCTTCCTCATGTCGCTCCTGTTATTGCGAAAGGACTCATTAAACGCGTGATCATGACAGACGACCCGTTAAATGTCATTGCTTGTGAAAATGCGATCGGTGGATCAGATCTTTTAAAAGAAGCGATTCATAACCATCTTGAAGAAGATACTACTGAGCATATTGAGCGTCTAATTGGTTTTCCAAATGCGGCCGTTGACCGTATCGTACCTAATCAGTCTCAAGCGAATGTTCTAGATGTCCTCGTCGAGCCATTCTTTGAATGGGTTGTGGATAAGAGTGGAATTAAAGGAGAGCTTCCACCGGTTAAAGACATCCATTTTGTTGATCAGCTTGAAGCCTATATTGAAAGAAAGTTATTTACAGTGAACACAGGGCATGCTCTCGCCGCTTATGCTGGATATAAAGC
The DNA window shown above is from Salipaludibacillus agaradhaerens and carries:
- a CDS encoding sensor histidine kinase — translated: MTLFIKDHLSFILLYLITFICLPFIIDQLDGFENHYGYFSFLAITLLISLLVIRYLRRKKMYIQLKKENVDQASFLVYRPHAPIEKAYANQLQAFSSLLLKEQDAYQDFLQEQQLLISHAVHQMKTPISVMQLLVQSNQINDVKSLGEWQKVKAECDKINFSLNQLLSYSRSTQLLSDLKIEAMPLKKIIQEVINDLKDYFIEEELFPKVTIAEDVILYSDRKWMKVVIYQLLSNAIKYGEKHSTVHINYRNGQLSIRNRGETIPKSEINRLFNLFYTGSKGRKRNEATGIGLYLVKRILVTLDHPFELTSHDQETTFTVELSKSIRTAAD
- a CDS encoding response regulator transcription factor, with protein sequence MYRILIVEDEISITDTLKKRLGKYGYECHAIEDFKKVLDVFQEIEPHLVIMDINLPYFDGYYWSRKIRQISTCPIMILSARMSELDQIYGIENGADDFITKPFVMDVVVAKINGQIRRSYGEYAKTAERRLLHVGNTTLNLDTVRLSTPRQEEVLTVKELQLCHMFFEACPNVVTRQQLLSVIWDEEGFVEENTLTVNIKRLRKKLENVQSSLELKTIRGIGYQLMEKDT
- a CDS encoding DUF418 domain-containing protein codes for the protein MESKVAPTQEKERLLELDVLRGIALFGILVVNMSYFSTPALLVDILGLSKSEGLLNEIVVVIMAVAFEFKFVSLFSFLFGVGFALFLSKLQRKEVHAGSIYRRRIRFLLVVGLIHLFLFWYGDILTLYALIAFLLPFYLKKKNRTLLVWSGALLIMPLVLLSLLLLIGFDSGDSFPQVAGDMYDQALYAYSNGSAWEIFMQRLVDIAMIYQGYILMAPVILGLFLLGMYAWQSRLITNAKQHQGTMKRIRNYSFCIGFPFALLSIWAQSYVDSISSPYYVIQYIGYSVSGPALALFYVSALYVCMRSQRFRVIVAFLQPVGRMAFTNYLLQTLICTTLFYSYGLGLFGSVDPAGGFLLAVVIFTIQVFMSRYWLSRYKSGPMEWLWRKYTYKLP
- the glmS gene encoding glutamine--fructose-6-phosphate transaminase (isomerizing), whose protein sequence is MCGIVGYVGTEDAKEILLKGLEKLEYRGYDSAGIAISNHDGIHVYKEKGRIASLRDIVDQSQSATVGIGHTRWATHGVPSQLNAHPHQSTSARYTIVHNGVIENYEHVRRDYLSDVEMVSDTDTEIIVQLVEKFANEGASTEEAFRKALSLLKGSYATALLDLEDPNTIYVGKNKSPLLVGVSDGVNVVASDAMAMIQVTNEFVEIMDEEIVIVTKDDVTIKTLAGDTVERAPYVAELDAGDIEKGTYPHYMLKEIDEQPFVIRNIITKYKDDNENIKLDENVRQAVLGADRIYIIAAGTSYHAGLVGKELIEKIAGIPVETHIASEFLYNMPLLSQKPLFIFISQSGETADSRGVLVNVKKLGHSTLTITNVPGSTLSREADYTLHTYAGPEIAVASTKAYTAQMAVLAIMAVDAARASGMEMNFDPLQELGIVANAMEIFTEQKDVLEQIARDYLSVSRNCFFIGRAADYHVCMEGALKLKEISYIQAEGFAGGELKHGTIALIEEGTPVIGLATQENVHLNLRGNMKEVVARGANPCMISMEGFQEDDDNIVIPKVHDYLTPLVSVLPLQLISYYAALHRGCDVDKPRNLAKSVTVE
- a CDS encoding PTS mannitol transporter subunit IICB — protein: MAQEKGSIRTRVQKFGNFLSSMIMPNIGAFIAWGLITALFIPDGWFPNESFAEMVGPMITYLLPLLIGFTGGKLVHGTRGGVVGATATMGVIVGAEIPMFIGAMIMGPLGGFVIKQLDKAIEGKIKPGFEMLINNFSAGIFGGALAILGLVGVGPLVNAFSQAAGVGVEIIVDAGLLPLASILIEPAKVLFLNNAINHGVLTPLGLEQASDVGRSILFLLETNPGPGLGILLAYMFVGKGMAKRSAPGAAIIHFFGGIHEIYFPYILMKPTLIIAAIAGGMGGVFTFNLLGAGLPASPSPGSIIAYTILIQPGNYIAVYAGVIVATVISFAVAAVILKASKNKGEEDLSEATSKMESMKGKKSSVSSTLTEGDHDEVSADTVNKIIFACDAGMGSSAMGASILRDKVKKAGLSIEVANTAISQLPDDADVVITHKDLTPRAKQKLSSAHHISVDNFLSSPEYDKLIDQLK
- a CDS encoding BglG family transcription antiterminator, which produces MMYVSARDRYILDKLIEQPEGVTIREIASSLQVSERTIHRDLTTFDALLRPYELTLKKKTGKGIYLQGAKEQIKQFAQDLQDSKHVDFMPEQRQVIITCKLLEAFEPTKLQSLASDLNVTVATVSNDLEKVAEWLAKYDLNLKKRRGYGIQVTGLESAKRRAISGILAENFDEADILQYIRRQLPSESAAVSQSIAGQLLGFINVEKLKQVEEAVERISRSLDYRLADSAYIALVVHLTLAIERILKGENIQMNDELMDRLKGKKEFKLAAEMAQQLEDTFSLKIPDAEVGYITMHLRGAKIRQDTAVLFTEENMDTAMIAKKLTEQVSQRVKIDLQKDLSLYQGLMAHLDPALYRLKQGMHIYNPLQDKIQQNYPELFTIVKEAFQQVLTDLPIPDEEIGFLVLHFGSAIERDNQRRTHEAVVICSSGIGSSKMIASRLQNEFPAITKVKNMSLFDLDDMKPEELDLVISTIPLVDYSVDYVQVNPFLTKEDVLKIQEYIDRQERQKTMPKQTVPSIKKELKSTHAAQSVFMKMQQSLTCTVALLEHFRLIKSTKTGSLWPSLTETMETLKEKGLITHVEAVISKLKERAKMSGLGLPNTTMALYHARSEHVFQPLFLIHELAQPVTVDAMDSRTIEMKRVLIMLGPVDMTQEETDILSSISSMIIENDDSLHLFQYGSEEDISHFISHRLMTYYQNYFNEGDS
- a CDS encoding PTS sugar transporter subunit IIA; amino-acid sequence: MSKPILPKENVKLSAAISTKEEAIREAGRVLVKGGYVDEAYVDKMFEREELTSTFMGNYIAIPHGTEDAKDTVLASGISILQLASPIDYGDGNQVKMIFGIAGKNNEHLDILSKIAIVCSDEANITKMVNASSEDELLSLFSEVN
- a CDS encoding mannitol-1-phosphate 5-dehydrogenase codes for the protein MQVVHFGAGNIGRGFIGKILAEAGYDIIFVDVNETIINEINVQGHYNVFYAEEEKRSFTVSGVKGLHSVHDEESVIQAITEATLVTTAVGAHILPHVAPVIAKGLIKRVIMTDDPLNVIACENAIGGSDLLKEAIHNHLEEDTTEHIERLIGFPNAAVDRIVPNQSQANVLDVLVEPFFEWVVDKSGIKGELPPVKDIHFVDQLEAYIERKLFTVNTGHALAAYAGYKAGKKTVQDALNDDTILASIRKGLQETGRLIVEKHGFNASEHDHYIEKILGRFSNPFIIDEVTRVARQPIKKLGYNERLISPVRQLKERSLSADGLIAVIVAALQYDYSEDTEAVELQQKIKEKGVQAAFCEVSRLSPEDSITAEVISLYNR